In the Enterobacter cloacae subsp. cloacae ATCC 13047 genome, TCTCCCCTGACGGCAGCCATTGGGCGTTTGCAGGGTATGATGGACGGCGTGTTTGACGCCACCCCGGAGCAGTTGGGGATGGTGATGAAACAGCTCCAGCACCTCAACCGGCTGACCGATGAATTGCACCTTCTCTCTTTGGCTGATGCGGGAAATCTTGTGCTTGAAGACAGGCAATTCCGTCTGGATGAGCTGATTCAGGAGCGGGCAGACTGGATAACCCCGCAGGCCGATGCGCATAATTTTACGATAACGTTGCGTAACCCGCGCGCATGCCCCTTCAGAGGCGATGCGTTCCGTATGGGACAGGTATTTACGATCCTCATGGAGAATTCACTCCGCTACGGATGCGAGGGAGGCCATCTGGAGGTGGCCCTGCATTATGCCCAGGGGCAGTACACCCTCGAATTCGCCGATGACGGTCCGGGTGTATCAAAGCACTTTTTACCGGACATGTTTAAGCGATTTAGCCGCGAGGAACAATCACGCGCCCGGCACTCCGGTGGCAGCGGCCTCGGTTTATCAATTGCGCAGGCGATTTGTCAGGCGCATGGGGGAAGTATTAGCGCGTCATTACCAGAAACCGGAGGGCTTCTGGTGCGCATCCAACTGCCCTGGCGCGCTTGTGACGAGGAAAATTCCCGCTCTTGATAAACCCTTGACACAACATCGAATCTTTCTCGATGAACAGCCGATTAAATAACGCCATCCCTTTTCTGGAGCGGCGTTATGTCAGACGAA is a window encoding:
- a CDS encoding sensor histidine kinase, encoding MIKTRHSSLWRWICARILALAIGSVIVIAACMWLRYAVQNYWIMGKMPAAVRQEFLTLSQNPQSNPARFHDIVDSWWGLSYSTPSIASADWVTVALLVLVMIPFIVVMGLKHARPLALQFSCLRDAAKDVADGQFGRQAELVKDAPAEMISFAADFNTMTGQLARYEKELRASHVAMAHELRSPLTAAIGRLQGMMDGVFDATPEQLGMVMKQLQHLNRLTDELHLLSLADAGNLVLEDRQFRLDELIQERADWITPQADAHNFTITLRNPRACPFRGDAFRMGQVFTILMENSLRYGCEGGHLEVALHYAQGQYTLEFADDGPGVSKHFLPDMFKRFSREEQSRARHSGGSGLGLSIAQAICQAHGGSISASLPETGGLLVRIQLPWRACDEENSRS